The Sphingobium aromaticiconvertens genome has a segment encoding these proteins:
- a CDS encoding DUF3576 domain-containing protein, producing MHRRLPAPFTAALLATALLPLAACGGGSKDRPKADIAASKVTTIGVNAYLWRAALDTISFMPLVQTDSNGGVIVTDWYANPNSPNERMKLTVSVLDQDLRADALRVAGSRQVNQNGQWVDAPVQAATVQKLEEIILTKARDLRRMAIAG from the coding sequence ATGCATCGCCGCCTTCCCGCTCCCTTTACCGCCGCCCTGCTGGCTACCGCGCTGTTGCCGCTCGCCGCCTGCGGTGGCGGGTCGAAGGACCGGCCAAAGGCGGACATCGCCGCATCCAAGGTGACGACCATCGGCGTCAACGCCTATCTGTGGCGCGCGGCCCTCGACACCATCTCCTTCATGCCGCTGGTGCAGACCGATTCCAACGGCGGCGTAATCGTCACCGACTGGTACGCCAACCCCAACAGCCCGAACGAGCGGATGAAGCTGACCGTATCGGTACTGGACCAGGATCTGCGCGCCGACGCACTGCGCGTCGCAGGCAGCCGCCAGGTCAACCAGAACGGCCAGTGGGTCGATGCCCCGGTTCAGGCCGCCACCGTGCAGAAGCTGGAGGAGATCATCCTCACCAAGGCCCGCGACCTGCGCCGGATGGCGATCGCAGGGTAA
- a CDS encoding YggS family pyridoxal phosphate-dependent enzyme: MARLDAVIDGIDRTARLTGRTGDDVRLIAVSKMQAADAIMPLIKAGQRVFGENRVQEAQGKWPALRAAHPGIELHLVGQLQSNKAAEAVALFDVIHSLDRPSLLIALAKAMDSVGRRLPCYIQVNIGAEEQKGGCAIADMSALLRQARDADIPVVGLMCVPPADVEPAPYFALLAKMAREEGLPRLSMGMSGDYETAIMLGATDVRVGTALFGARAVLDG, encoded by the coding sequence ATGGCACGGCTGGATGCAGTGATAGATGGGATCGACCGCACGGCGCGGTTGACCGGGCGCACTGGCGACGACGTTCGACTGATCGCGGTATCGAAGATGCAGGCAGCCGATGCAATTATGCCGCTCATCAAGGCCGGGCAACGTGTGTTCGGGGAGAATCGCGTGCAGGAAGCGCAGGGAAAATGGCCTGCACTGCGTGCGGCGCATCCGGGTATCGAGCTGCATCTGGTGGGACAGCTTCAGTCGAACAAGGCGGCTGAGGCCGTGGCGTTGTTCGATGTCATTCATTCGCTCGATCGCCCCTCGCTGCTCATTGCGCTGGCGAAAGCGATGGATTCTGTGGGCAGGCGTCTGCCCTGTTACATCCAGGTCAATATTGGTGCGGAGGAGCAGAAGGGCGGCTGTGCGATCGCCGATATGTCCGCACTGCTGCGTCAGGCGCGCGACGCCGACATACCAGTCGTGGGCCTGATGTGCGTGCCGCCTGCCGATGTCGAACCGGCCCCCTATTTTGCGCTGCTGGCGAAGATGGCGCGCGAGGAAGGACTGCCGCGTCTGTCGATGGGCATGTCGGGCGATTATGAAACGGCGATCATGCTGGGCGCGACCGATGTGCGCGTGGGCACGGCGTTGTTTGGCGCGCGTGCTGTGTTGGATGGGTGA
- a CDS encoding TonB-dependent receptor: MTKKTLWLISVGAAAFAINAPTYAQAPASTQDGVATPDQASGTLDDTNVIIVTATRRASPLSDVPIAVSAITAQSLQDSGGNDIRSLNQVAPSLLVSSTGTEANASARIRGIGTVGDNPGLESSVAVFIDGVYRSRTGAGLSDLGEIERVEVLRGPQGTLFGRNASAGLLNIVSKAPEFKLAGKAEITYGNYDYWRLSGRITGPISDSLALSLDGVWSKRDGFYGIVDATGGKTGETNDRDRYFLRGQMLFEPSDALSFRLIGDYTNRDESCCGAAYIETRERRPVAGGGYTTAPFNRILTILQAQGGPVPADPYDRNLSITPGRDYVSKLKDWGVSGELNYDFGGAKLTSITAYRDYKSQDYGDYDYNRADLLYRDPGTFRQFKTFTQELRLQGTAFSDRLDWLVGGYFANEKLTLRDNIRFGADYGRFAACRLMAGAGATSNFTQPQLAACANGAATGALITGTQGQLNAGLTQAFINAGLSPAVAAGQAGAISTGLGNGLRALAAIPGGTGDTDSRYYQDSRNWALFTHNIIHLTDRLDVTLGLRYTRERKKFSADLNNNNATCAALQSGALRSIATNPALGSAQALAGGILTLGCLGNASTTLNALDLNDRISDGEFSGTGVLSWKPTNAVLLYGSYSRGYKAGGYNLDRFQLGSTGLNAIPAVFSPRTNADVTSLRFAAEQVDAFELGFKYSQPKWGVNIAAFRQEFSDFQLNTFNGTSFIVQNINGCDSALTATRTCASGDVGPGLITQGVELEASATPVRNFRVTGGLTYARAKFANRLVGSGDGAVPLDPALFLLPGSINSNAPQLVTTASLSFTPELGSSGLSALFYVDGRLTSDYNTGSDLFPEKRQDGFAVVNARVGIRGKDQRWAVEFWGQNIFNQDYTQVAFSSPLQSSSPATSTTGQFAQGAPMANQLISAYLAEPRTYGVTLRGSF, translated from the coding sequence ATGACCAAGAAGACTCTTTGGCTGATCTCGGTCGGCGCCGCCGCATTCGCTATTAACGCCCCCACTTATGCTCAGGCCCCTGCTTCTACACAGGATGGCGTCGCCACGCCTGACCAGGCGAGCGGAACCCTCGATGATACCAATGTGATCATCGTCACCGCCACCCGTCGCGCCAGCCCGCTGTCGGACGTACCAATCGCCGTGTCCGCCATCACCGCCCAGTCGCTCCAGGATAGCGGCGGCAACGACATCCGCTCCCTCAATCAGGTCGCGCCCTCACTCCTCGTTTCTTCGACCGGCACGGAGGCCAATGCCTCGGCCCGCATCCGCGGCATCGGCACGGTCGGCGATAATCCCGGCCTTGAAAGTTCGGTCGCGGTGTTCATCGACGGCGTCTATCGCTCGCGCACCGGCGCGGGCCTCAGCGACCTTGGCGAAATCGAGCGGGTGGAAGTCCTGCGCGGGCCGCAGGGCACCTTGTTCGGCCGAAACGCCTCGGCAGGCCTGCTCAATATCGTCAGCAAGGCGCCCGAGTTCAAACTGGCCGGCAAGGCCGAGATTACATATGGAAATTACGATTATTGGCGGCTGTCGGGCCGCATCACCGGCCCGATCAGCGACAGCCTGGCGCTGAGTCTGGACGGCGTATGGTCAAAGCGCGATGGCTTTTACGGCATCGTCGATGCGACTGGCGGAAAGACCGGCGAAACCAATGACCGCGACCGCTATTTCCTGCGCGGGCAGATGCTGTTCGAGCCCAGCGACGCGCTCTCCTTCCGCCTGATCGGTGACTATACCAACCGCGACGAAAGCTGCTGCGGCGCGGCCTATATCGAAACGCGCGAACGGCGGCCCGTCGCGGGCGGCGGCTATACCACCGCGCCCTTCAACCGTATCCTTACGATACTACAGGCGCAGGGCGGCCCGGTTCCGGCCGATCCCTATGACCGCAACCTGTCGATCACGCCCGGCCGCGATTATGTGTCGAAGCTGAAGGATTGGGGCGTTTCGGGCGAACTCAACTATGATTTCGGCGGCGCGAAGCTCACCAGCATCACCGCCTATCGCGACTATAAGAGCCAGGATTACGGCGATTATGACTATAATCGCGCCGACCTGCTCTACCGCGATCCGGGCACTTTTCGTCAGTTCAAGACCTTCACCCAGGAATTGCGGCTTCAGGGAACGGCCTTCTCCGACAGACTGGACTGGCTGGTCGGTGGCTATTTCGCCAATGAAAAGCTGACGCTGCGCGACAATATCCGCTTCGGCGCCGATTATGGCCGCTTCGCGGCGTGCCGCCTGATGGCGGGGGCTGGCGCAACCAGCAACTTCACCCAGCCACAGCTTGCGGCCTGCGCCAATGGCGCGGCCACCGGCGCGCTTATCACCGGCACCCAAGGCCAGCTTAATGCGGGGCTGACGCAGGCGTTCATCAATGCGGGCCTTTCCCCAGCGGTCGCTGCGGGCCAGGCGGGCGCGATCTCGACCGGCCTTGGCAACGGCCTGCGGGCGCTGGCCGCTATTCCGGGTGGCACGGGTGACACCGACAGCCGCTACTATCAGGACAGCCGTAACTGGGCGTTGTTCACCCATAATATCATTCACCTGACCGACCGGCTCGATGTCACGCTGGGCCTGCGCTACACGCGTGAACGCAAGAAATTCTCGGCTGATCTCAACAACAACAATGCCACCTGCGCCGCGCTTCAGTCGGGCGCCCTGCGCTCGATCGCGACCAACCCCGCGCTGGGTTCGGCACAGGCGCTCGCCGGCGGTATCCTGACGCTCGGCTGCCTGGGTAATGCCAGCACCACTCTCAACGCGCTGGACCTCAACGATCGCATCAGCGATGGCGAATTTTCCGGTACTGGTGTGCTGTCGTGGAAACCAACAAACGCTGTACTCCTCTATGGCAGCTATTCGCGCGGCTATAAGGCGGGGGGCTATAATCTCGATCGCTTCCAACTGGGATCGACCGGGCTGAATGCGATTCCTGCCGTATTCTCGCCGCGCACCAACGCCGACGTAACCTCGCTGCGCTTCGCCGCAGAACAGGTGGATGCGTTCGAATTGGGCTTCAAATACAGCCAGCCCAAATGGGGTGTGAACATCGCCGCCTTCCGTCAGGAATTCAGCGACTTCCAGCTCAATACCTTCAACGGCACCAGCTTCATCGTCCAGAACATCAATGGCTGCGACAGCGCGCTGACCGCCACCCGCACCTGCGCCAGCGGTGATGTCGGCCCCGGCCTCATCACCCAGGGCGTGGAGCTGGAAGCAAGCGCCACACCGGTCCGCAACTTCCGTGTGACCGGCGGCCTCACTTATGCCCGGGCCAAGTTCGCCAACCGGCTGGTCGGCAGCGGCGACGGGGCCGTGCCGCTCGACCCGGCGCTGTTCCTGCTCCCCGGCTCGATCAACTCCAATGCGCCCCAACTGGTCACGACCGCCAGCCTGTCCTTCACACCCGAACTGGGTTCGTCAGGCCTGTCGGCGCTCTTCTATGTCGATGGCCGTCTGACCAGCGATTATAATACCGGGTCCGACCTGTTCCCCGAAAAGCGGCAGGACGGTTTTGCCGTGGTCAATGCCCGCGTCGGCATCCGGGGCAAGGACCAGCGCTGGGCGGTGGAATTCTGGGGCCAGAATATCTTCAACCAGGATTATACTCAGGTCGCCTTCTCCAGCCCGCTCCAGTCGAGCAGCCCGGCGACGTCGACCACCGGCCAGTTCGCCCAGGGCGCGCCGATGGCGAATCAGTTGATCTCGGCCTACCTCGCCGAACCGCGCACCTATGGCGTCACCCTGCGCGGTAGTTTCTGA
- the leuS gene encoding leucine--tRNA ligase: MQRRFNPLEADARWQAVWDEQQSFRASDTSEKPRSYVLEMFPYPSGRIHIGHVRNYSMGDVLARFRRMTGHEVLHPMGWDAFGMPAENAAMEKKVHPGDWTRANIASMRAQLKKLGFALDWSRELATCEPDYYGHEQALFLDMLDAGLVYRKESAVNWDPVDMTVLANEQVIDGKGWRSGAPVEKRKLSQWFLKITQFADDLVEGLNTLDQWPDKVKLMQENWIGKSVGLQFSFALDQAVGDISRLEVFSTRPDTIFGASFAAIAADHPIALALAANNPQLAAFADECRQTGTAAAEVETQDKKGYDTGLSVVHPFDPDWKLPLFVANFVLMDYGTGAVMGVPAHDQRDLDFARKYMLSVERVVAAEGEASPIHDEAYSGSGKLVNSRFLNGLGVEAAKTEVIKRAEAEGWGTGTTVWRLRDWGVSRQRYWGTPIPVIHCETCGPVGVPKEQLPVILPEDVSFDIPGNPLDRHPTWKHVDCPTCGKPAVRETDTLDTFADSSWYFIRFASQPKDRPFDRETVEKWLPVGQYIGGVEHAILHLLYARFWTRALQHMGQLGFAEPFTGLFTQGMVTHETYSREQGEGLPPLYFAPGEINRASDGATLVADNAPVEVGRVIKMSKSKKNVVDPDDIIAQYGADAVRWFMLSDSPPERDLPWTESGIEGSWRFVNRLWRLFGQIEAGVEGDDKGLDRKLHQTIDGIARDIEALSFNKAVAKIYELTNAVEKAPPSASRNAAIRALALLVAPMTPHLAEEAWADMDETGLIADAAWPPVDPALLVDDEVTIACQVMGKLRDTITVPKGTARDELERLALAAPNVARSLDGATPKKIIVVPDRLVNLVI; this comes from the coding sequence ATGCAAAGGCGCTTCAACCCGCTTGAGGCCGATGCCCGCTGGCAGGCCGTCTGGGACGAGCAGCAGAGTTTCCGCGCATCCGACACATCGGAAAAGCCGCGATCCTATGTGCTGGAGATGTTCCCCTATCCTTCCGGGCGCATCCATATCGGCCATGTCCGTAACTATTCCATGGGTGACGTGCTGGCGCGTTTCCGCCGGATGACGGGCCATGAAGTGCTGCATCCGATGGGTTGGGACGCCTTTGGCATGCCGGCTGAAAATGCAGCGATGGAAAAGAAGGTGCATCCGGGCGACTGGACCCGCGCCAACATCGCCTCCATGCGCGCGCAGTTGAAGAAGCTGGGGTTCGCGCTCGACTGGAGCCGTGAACTGGCGACCTGTGAGCCGGATTATTATGGTCATGAACAGGCGCTGTTCCTGGACATGCTGGACGCGGGCCTCGTCTATCGCAAGGAAAGCGCGGTCAACTGGGATCCGGTCGACATGACCGTGCTGGCCAACGAACAGGTGATCGACGGCAAGGGCTGGCGTTCGGGCGCACCGGTTGAGAAGCGCAAGCTTAGCCAGTGGTTCCTGAAGATCACCCAGTTTGCCGATGATCTGGTCGAGGGCTTGAACACGCTCGACCAGTGGCCGGACAAGGTGAAGCTGATGCAGGAAAACTGGATCGGCAAGTCGGTCGGTCTGCAATTCAGCTTCGCGCTGGATCAGGCCGTGGGCGATATTTCGCGGCTGGAGGTCTTCTCAACCCGTCCCGACACCATCTTCGGCGCCAGCTTTGCCGCCATAGCAGCCGATCACCCAATCGCGCTGGCGCTGGCCGCCAACAACCCGCAACTCGCCGCCTTTGCCGACGAATGCCGCCAGACCGGCACCGCCGCGGCAGAGGTGGAGACGCAGGACAAGAAGGGCTATGACACCGGCCTGTCGGTTGTCCATCCCTTCGATCCCGACTGGAAGCTGCCGCTGTTCGTCGCCAATTTCGTGCTGATGGACTATGGCACCGGCGCCGTCATGGGCGTGCCCGCGCACGACCAGCGCGACCTCGACTTCGCGCGTAAATATATGCTGTCGGTCGAGCGTGTCGTCGCTGCCGAGGGTGAAGCATCACCGATCCACGACGAGGCCTATAGCGGCAGCGGCAAGCTGGTGAACTCGCGCTTCCTCAACGGCTTGGGCGTAGAGGCCGCCAAGACCGAAGTGATCAAGCGCGCCGAAGCGGAAGGCTGGGGCACCGGCACCACCGTCTGGCGCCTGCGCGATTGGGGCGTGTCGCGCCAGCGTTATTGGGGCACGCCGATTCCGGTCATCCATTGCGAGACATGCGGCCCCGTGGGCGTGCCCAAGGAGCAACTGCCCGTCATACTGCCCGAGGATGTCAGCTTCGACATTCCCGGCAACCCGCTCGATCGGCATCCGACCTGGAAGCATGTCGACTGCCCGACCTGCGGCAAGCCCGCAGTGCGGGAAACCGACACGCTTGACACCTTCGCGGACTCAAGCTGGTATTTCATCCGCTTCGCCAGCCAGCCCAAGGACAGGCCGTTCGACCGTGAAACGGTCGAAAAATGGCTGCCCGTCGGTCAATATATCGGTGGCGTCGAACATGCGATCCTGCACCTGCTCTATGCGCGTTTCTGGACCCGCGCGCTCCAGCATATGGGGCAATTGGGTTTTGCCGAACCGTTCACCGGCCTGTTTACGCAGGGCATGGTGACGCATGAGACATACAGCCGCGAACAGGGCGAGGGGCTTCCCCCGCTCTATTTCGCGCCGGGCGAGATCAACCGCGCATCCGATGGCGCAACGCTGGTCGCCGATAACGCGCCGGTCGAGGTTGGCCGCGTTATCAAAATGTCCAAGTCCAAGAAGAATGTCGTCGATCCCGATGACATCATCGCCCAATATGGCGCGGACGCGGTGCGCTGGTTCATGCTGTCCGACAGCCCGCCCGAGCGTGACCTGCCCTGGACCGAAAGCGGGATTGAGGGATCGTGGCGCTTCGTCAATCGCCTCTGGAGGCTGTTCGGCCAGATCGAGGCAGGCGTAGAGGGGGACGACAAGGGGCTGGACCGCAAGCTGCACCAGACGATCGACGGCATCGCCAGGGATATCGAAGCACTGTCGTTCAACAAGGCGGTGGCAAAGATCTACGAGCTTACCAACGCCGTGGAAAAGGCCCCGCCATCGGCCAGCCGCAACGCCGCCATCCGTGCACTCGCGCTGCTGGTCGCGCCAATGACCCCCCATCTGGCCGAAGAGGCATGGGCAGATATGGATGAAACCGGCCTGATCGCCGACGCAGCCTGGCCGCCCGTCGATCCCGCGCTACTGGTCGATGATGAAGTGACGATTGCCTGTCAGGTCATGGGCAAGCTGCGCGATACGATCACCGTGCCCAAGGGAACAGCCAGGGACGAACTGGAGCGGCTCGCTCTGGCCGCGCCCAATGTCGCCCGCTCGCTGGACGGCGCGACGCCGAAGAAGATCATCGTCGTGCCGGATCGCCTGGTGAATCTGGTGATCTGA
- a CDS encoding cystathionine gamma-synthase family protein produces the protein MAADTSGMNEADLTGTSLESTPSNNRRRPKPAIMEIDGRKLSPATLMMGHGYDPSLSEGSLKPPIFLTSTFAFESAAAGKRHFEGVTGIRPGGSEGLVYSRFNGPNQEIAEDRLSVWEEAEDALLFSSGMSAIATTLLAMVQPGDVIVHSAPLYAASEALIGRILGKFGVQWLDFPAGATEDEIGALIEKAKGLGRVALIYLESPANPTNVLVDIEAVVARRNALFAGEDHVPPVAIDNTFLGPLWLKPLNHGADLVIYSLTKYAGGHSDLVAGGVLGTNALINTIRMMRNTIGTILDPHSAWMLLRSLETLELRMSRAGENAAKVCTWLRDQPQVEKIVYLGFPENARQQDIYDRHCTGAGSTFSLYLKGGEAESFAFLDALKIAKLAVSLGGTETLASHPAAMTHLSVPAERKAALGIGDNMVRISIGCEDADDLIADFTQALRAMAG, from the coding sequence ATGGCCGCCGACACCAGCGGAATGAATGAAGCCGATCTTACGGGCACCTCGCTCGAATCGACCCCCAGCAACAACCGCCGCCGGCCCAAGCCGGCGATCATGGAGATTGACGGTCGCAAACTCAGCCCCGCGACGTTAATGATGGGACATGGTTATGATCCCAGCCTGTCGGAAGGATCGCTGAAGCCGCCCATCTTCCTCACCTCCACCTTTGCCTTTGAAAGCGCGGCAGCGGGAAAGCGGCATTTTGAAGGGGTGACGGGCATCCGTCCCGGCGGGTCCGAAGGACTGGTTTATTCCCGTTTCAACGGTCCCAATCAGGAAATTGCCGAGGATCGCTTGTCGGTGTGGGAAGAGGCGGAGGATGCGCTGCTCTTTTCGAGCGGCATGTCGGCGATCGCGACGACTCTGCTGGCGATGGTGCAGCCGGGCGACGTGATCGTCCATTCCGCGCCGCTCTATGCCGCGAGCGAAGCGCTGATCGGGCGCATATTGGGCAAGTTCGGGGTGCAGTGGCTGGACTTCCCCGCTGGCGCGACCGAGGATGAGATTGGTGCGCTGATCGAAAAGGCGAAGGGTCTGGGTCGCGTTGCACTCATCTATCTGGAAAGTCCCGCCAACCCGACCAATGTGCTGGTGGATATCGAGGCGGTTGTGGCGCGGCGTAACGCCTTGTTTGCAGGTGAGGACCATGTGCCGCCGGTCGCCATCGACAATACCTTTCTGGGACCGTTGTGGTTGAAGCCCTTGAATCACGGCGCGGATCTGGTGATCTATTCGCTCACCAAATATGCGGGCGGGCATAGCGATCTGGTGGCCGGTGGGGTGTTGGGCACGAACGCGCTCATCAACACCATCCGGATGATGCGTAACACGATCGGCACGATCCTCGACCCGCATTCCGCCTGGATGCTGCTGCGCAGTCTGGAGACGCTGGAATTGCGGATGAGCCGAGCGGGCGAGAATGCGGCCAAGGTCTGCACCTGGTTGCGGGATCAACCGCAGGTGGAGAAGATCGTCTATCTGGGCTTTCCGGAAAATGCGCGGCAACAGGATATTTATGACCGGCATTGTACGGGCGCGGGGTCGACCTTCTCGCTCTACCTCAAGGGCGGCGAGGCGGAGAGTTTCGCCTTTCTCGACGCGCTCAAGATCGCGAAGCTCGCCGTCAGCCTGGGCGGGACCGAGACGCTGGCCAGCCATCCTGCCGCCATGACGCACCTTTCGGTCCCCGCAGAACGTAAGGCGGCGCTGGGCATTGGCGACAATATGGTTCGCATTTCGATCGGCTGCGAAGATGCCGACGACCTGATCGCCGATTTTACGCAAGCGTTGCGGGCGATGGCGGGGTGA
- a CDS encoding thiamine phosphate synthase, whose amino-acid sequence MTGRHRKNLPSVWLMTDERIADATLLATVARLPRGRAGIVFRHYRTPATQRRALFAQIAGIAHRRRLMIVLAGTARTAAAWKADGWHGPNNRTVCRPLIHSQAAHDVTEIKAAERSDANLLFLSPLFPTRSHPGATALGRAGFASLARQSILPVIALGGVRSCHQRQLKILGASGWAAIDGLTT is encoded by the coding sequence ATGACCGGCCGCCACCGCAAAAACCTGCCCAGCGTGTGGCTGATGACGGACGAGCGCATCGCTGACGCCACATTGCTTGCGACGGTCGCTCGCCTGCCACGCGGGCGGGCGGGTATTGTCTTTCGTCATTACCGAACGCCCGCTACGCAACGCCGCGCTCTCTTTGCCCAGATCGCCGGCATCGCTCACCGCCGCCGCCTGATGATAGTATTGGCCGGCACCGCGCGCACGGCTGCCGCGTGGAAAGCCGATGGATGGCATGGCCCCAACAACCGCACAGTTTGTCGTCCCCTGATTCACAGCCAAGCGGCTCATGATGTCACAGAGATCAAAGCGGCCGAACGAAGCGACGCAAACCTGCTTTTCCTCTCGCCGCTTTTCCCAACCCGGTCCCATCCCGGTGCAACCGCACTCGGACGGGCTGGATTCGCGTCGCTGGCACGGCAATCGATCTTACCGGTCATCGCACTAGGCGGCGTCCGGTCCTGTCATCAGCGGCAGTTGAAAATATTGGGAGCAAGCGGGTGGGCGGCGATCGACGGTCTTACCACCTGA
- the pdeM gene encoding ligase-associated DNA damage response endonuclease PdeM, translated as MVPLSFAGHSFLALPEAALFWPAQGALLIADLHFEKASWFARSGQFLPPHDSEATLDMIEGLVARTGARAVWSLGDSFHDADGVARLSSHARARLEALTARLDWVWITGNHDATISDPLGGRLLEEVHIDGIILRHQADPADPRPEISGHFHPKLRLSLRGRPISRRCFIRSDSKLILPALGALTGGLDAGHGEIRRAVGAGAHALVPVADRLLHFPLT; from the coding sequence ATGGTTCCCCTTTCGTTCGCAGGCCACAGCTTCCTTGCCTTGCCCGAAGCCGCGCTGTTCTGGCCAGCGCAGGGCGCGCTGCTCATCGCCGACCTGCATTTCGAAAAGGCAAGCTGGTTCGCCCGTTCCGGTCAGTTCCTGCCGCCCCATGACAGTGAGGCCACGCTCGATATGATCGAGGGGCTGGTGGCGCGTACCGGCGCACGCGCGGTCTGGTCACTGGGCGATTCCTTTCACGATGCCGATGGCGTCGCACGCCTGTCCTCCCATGCCCGCGCCCGGCTGGAGGCGTTGACCGCAAGGCTCGACTGGGTCTGGATCACCGGCAATCATGATGCGACGATCAGCGATCCGCTGGGCGGACGACTGCTGGAAGAGGTGCATATCGACGGGATCATCTTACGGCATCAGGCTGACCCGGCCGATCCACGACCGGAAATATCCGGTCATTTCCATCCCAAACTGCGTCTATCCCTGCGTGGTCGCCCCATATCGCGGCGCTGCTTCATACGATCCGACTCGAAGCTGATTCTGCCTGCACTCGGTGCCCTGACCGGGGGCCTGGATGCGGGCCACGGAGAAATTCGTCGTGCAGTCGGGGCAGGAGCCCATGCATTGGTGCCGGTGGCCGATCGATTGTTGCACTTTCCGCTAACGTAA
- a CDS encoding HAD-IB family phosphatase: protein MKTHKLAIYDMDRTVTFTGTYTGFLIHVALHLAPWRLVLLPLVPLVMLAYVLRLIPRQTLKEVNQALMIGRQVERAKLMPHIESFADKVIGGNLRKGAVEQIARDRADGYTLVLATASYRLYVTSIAQRLGFDAVIATDHINQDLPYVRARIAGENCYDMGKLRMIKAWMAAQAIDRSMAHIRAYSDHVSDAPMLEFADEAFAANPHQPLAKLAIERGWARVDWD from the coding sequence ATGAAGACCCACAAGCTGGCGATCTACGACATGGATCGCACGGTGACCTTTACCGGCACTTATACCGGCTTTTTGATTCATGTGGCGCTGCACCTGGCGCCCTGGCGGCTTGTCCTGCTGCCGCTCGTGCCGCTGGTCATGCTCGCTTATGTGCTCCGGCTGATCCCCCGCCAGACGCTCAAGGAAGTGAATCAAGCGCTGATGATCGGCCGTCAGGTCGAACGCGCTAAACTGATGCCCCATATCGAAAGCTTTGCTGACAAGGTGATCGGTGGCAATCTTCGCAAAGGCGCGGTCGAGCAGATCGCGCGAGATCGGGCCGATGGCTATACGCTGGTGCTCGCGACCGCTTCCTACCGCCTCTATGTGACGTCCATCGCGCAGCGGCTGGGTTTCGATGCGGTCATCGCCACCGATCATATAAATCAGGATCTGCCCTATGTCCGCGCCAGGATCGCAGGCGAAAATTGCTATGACATGGGCAAGCTCCGGATGATCAAGGCGTGGATGGCCGCGCAGGCGATCGACCGCTCAATGGCGCATATCCGGGCCTATTCCGACCATGTGTCGGACGCCCCGATGCTGGAATTCGCCGACGAGGCCTTCGCCGCCAATCCGCACCAGCCGCTCGCAAAGCTCGCAATTGAGCGCGGCTGGGCGCGGGTTGACTGGGATTAG
- a CDS encoding NAD(P)-dependent oxidoreductase, whose amino-acid sequence MGRKPVILVVQPLLAGLLPLLRDHYDAIAWWEEGSATRLDEVEALVAAGEFRLEPAWLETMPRLKLIACFTVGYDGVDVGWARSHGIAVAHAQDANGEDVADLAIGLIIAHRRGIVEGDHMVRSGGWQPGPKRMTRSLGGARLGIVGLGGIGMGIARRAEAMRMQVGWWGPRPKPDAPWPRAESLIELARESDILVAAPRAFAGNVGIIDARVMAALGPDGLLVNVSRGQVVDEDALIAALRSGALGGAALDVFWEEPTTPARWVDVPQTVLAPHGGGATDAAVARMTQMLFANLSAHFAGEPLPTPVRDAG is encoded by the coding sequence ATGGGCCGCAAGCCGGTTATTCTGGTGGTGCAGCCTCTGCTGGCCGGGTTGTTGCCTCTGTTGCGCGATCACTATGATGCGATCGCCTGGTGGGAAGAGGGCAGCGCGACCCGGCTGGACGAGGTCGAGGCCTTGGTTGCAGCGGGCGAGTTTCGGCTGGAACCCGCCTGGCTGGAAACGATGCCGCGCCTGAAGCTGATTGCCTGTTTCACGGTTGGCTATGACGGTGTTGACGTCGGTTGGGCGCGTTCGCACGGGATTGCAGTGGCGCATGCGCAGGACGCCAATGGCGAGGATGTCGCGGACCTCGCCATTGGCCTGATCATCGCCCATCGTCGCGGCATCGTGGAGGGCGACCATATGGTCCGGTCGGGCGGCTGGCAGCCGGGGCCGAAGCGGATGACCCGATCGCTGGGTGGTGCGCGGCTCGGCATTGTCGGGTTGGGTGGCATCGGCATGGGGATCGCGCGTCGGGCTGAAGCGATGCGGATGCAGGTCGGCTGGTGGGGGCCGCGTCCCAAGCCGGACGCCCCATGGCCGCGCGCGGAAAGCCTGATCGAACTGGCACGGGAAAGCGATATATTGGTGGCCGCGCCCCGTGCCTTTGCGGGCAATGTCGGGATAATCGATGCGCGGGTGATGGCGGCGCTTGGCCCCGATGGTCTGCTCGTCAATGTCTCACGCGGGCAGGTGGTGGACGAGGATGCGTTGATCGCGGCGTTGCGAAGCGGCGCGCTGGGCGGCGCGGCGCTCGATGTGTTTTGGGAGGAGCCGACCACCCCTGCGCGCTGGGTGGATGTGCCGCAAACTGTGCTTGCCCCACATGGCGGCGGCGCGACCGATGCGGCGGTAGCGCGGATGACGCAGATGCTGTTTGCCAACCTGTCCGCGCATTTTGCCGGAGAGCCGCTGCCGACGCCTGTTCGGGATGCAGGCTGA